A stretch of Aureispira sp. CCB-E DNA encodes these proteins:
- a CDS encoding MATE family efflux transporter, protein MKTNISYSEIFKLSIPIMIGSAVQNLITLTDTIFLGRVGEIELGAIGLVGVFYLMIASIGYSFSKAGQIMIARRMGAQELDKIAPIYYSMLAFALSLALLLFLFMQFGGDYFFALFINNQDIYTACIAYLDYRSAGIFFSYAGVIIVALYTGVARTQVIIYNAIVLGLANMFLNYGLIFGKWGFPEMGIAGAGLASTIAEGLAFIIFIVYILLDKKNRAYGIFGRKALIRYTTILDDNTDDLPPPPPKINFQIIKAQLKLSMPIVLQSVVGMGSWFIFFIIIEDMGKTELAISNIMRAVYLLFMIPCWGFASSINTLASNLIGQNKLDEVFEVTTKTAILSFGVTMLCAASMLVAPEVVLRVGTDNVDLIQKSIRLTGVLTAILALFSIGAIYFNGLVGTGATNQALFFQIGCVIFYLAYIYIVVHLLGCSLETAWMAEFYYWIISLATSIWYLRSKRWQNIKV, encoded by the coding sequence TTGAAAACCAACATCTCATACTCAGAAATATTTAAGCTATCCATTCCAATTATGATTGGATCGGCTGTTCAAAATTTAATTACACTTACCGATACTATTTTCTTAGGTCGAGTAGGCGAAATTGAATTAGGTGCCATTGGTTTGGTCGGTGTATTTTATCTAATGATTGCTTCCATTGGGTACAGTTTTTCCAAAGCAGGACAGATTATGATTGCTCGGAGAATGGGAGCACAAGAACTAGACAAAATTGCGCCCATCTATTATTCTATGCTAGCTTTTGCCCTTTCTTTGGCACTGTTGCTTTTTTTGTTTATGCAGTTCGGCGGAGATTATTTCTTTGCACTTTTTATCAATAACCAAGATATTTATACTGCTTGTATTGCTTATTTAGATTATCGCTCGGCTGGAATATTTTTTAGTTATGCGGGGGTCATTATTGTTGCCCTCTACACAGGAGTAGCGCGCACTCAGGTTATTATTTACAATGCTATTGTATTGGGACTCGCTAATATGTTTTTAAACTATGGTTTAATTTTTGGTAAATGGGGTTTTCCTGAAATGGGTATTGCTGGTGCAGGACTAGCTAGTACCATTGCAGAAGGTCTGGCCTTTATTATTTTTATCGTTTATATCTTATTGGACAAAAAAAACAGAGCATACGGTATCTTTGGTCGTAAAGCATTGATCCGATATACTACTATTTTAGACGATAATACAGACGATTTACCACCACCACCGCCGAAAATCAACTTTCAAATTATCAAAGCTCAGCTCAAATTATCAATGCCTATTGTCTTGCAATCTGTTGTAGGAATGGGCAGTTGGTTTATTTTCTTTATTATTATAGAGGACATGGGAAAAACAGAATTAGCCATTTCTAATATCATGAGAGCTGTTTATTTGCTCTTTATGATTCCTTGTTGGGGGTTTGCTTCTAGCATTAATACATTAGCCTCTAATTTGATTGGGCAAAACAAGCTAGACGAAGTGTTTGAGGTAACCACTAAGACAGCTATTTTATCCTTTGGTGTGACCATGCTTTGTGCTGCTTCTATGCTTGTGGCACCAGAAGTAGTTCTTAGAGTAGGGACTGACAACGTCGATTTAATTCAAAAATCCATTCGTTTAACAGGAGTTTTGACCGCTATTTTAGCTTTGTTTTCTATTGGTGCCATTTATTTTAATGGCTTGGTAGGTACAGGGGCAACGAACCAAGCCCTATTCTTTCAAATTGGCTGTGTTATCTTTTATCTAGCTTATATTTATATTGTCGTTCATCTCTTAGGTTGTAGTTTAGAAACAGCTTGGATGGCAGAATTTTACTACTGGATTATCTCATTAGCGACATCTATTTGGTACCTTCGTTCTAAACGTTGGCAAAACATTAAAGTATAA
- a CDS encoding PrsW family glutamic-type intramembrane protease, which produces MLNFVLSLLPGILIVLFIYHKDKHEKEPYRYVFFCLLFGMLSCIPAIMGTLAVEYAMGMPAPAQSLDLRVVAFYAFIAVGLSEELAKYIFLRLYIYRKEEFDEPMDGIVYAVIISMGFAILENVLYVYEGGLNVAILRMFTAVPGHAAFGVIMGYYIGLAKFHPSPSQSFRLHLQGIFSAALVHGAYDFFLFQNNFILLSFLAFAILIIGIWMSNRLIHLHLENSPHNEENKI; this is translated from the coding sequence ATGCTTAATTTTGTACTATCACTATTGCCAGGTATTCTGATTGTTTTGTTTATTTACCACAAAGACAAACACGAAAAAGAACCTTATCGCTACGTGTTTTTTTGTCTTTTGTTTGGGATGTTAAGTTGTATTCCTGCAATCATGGGGACACTTGCCGTTGAATATGCAATGGGCATGCCTGCCCCTGCTCAATCTTTAGACTTGAGAGTGGTGGCATTTTATGCCTTCATAGCTGTTGGACTAAGTGAAGAATTGGCAAAATATATTTTTCTACGGTTATACATTTATCGCAAAGAAGAATTTGATGAGCCTATGGACGGAATTGTATATGCCGTAATTATTAGCATGGGATTTGCCATCTTAGAAAATGTGCTGTATGTCTATGAAGGGGGCTTGAATGTAGCTATTTTAAGAATGTTTACGGCTGTTCCTGGTCATGCTGCTTTTGGTGTCATCATGGGCTATTACATAGGGCTCGCAAAATTTCACCCAAGTCCTAGTCAATCATTTCGTTTGCATTTACAAGGCATCTTTTCTGCCGCTCTCGTTCATGGGGCTTATGACTTTTTCTTGTTCCAAAATAATTTTATTCTACTTTCTTTTTTAGCCTTTGCCATCTTGATTATAGGAATTTGGATGTCCAACCGACTTATTCATTTGCATTTGGAAAATTCTCCTCATAATGAAGAAAACAAGATCTAA
- a CDS encoding DUF4856 domain-containing protein, whose protein sequence is MFSNHNFIAFLAVTLLCFFSCEKKEIIYDVPSSYNFENVNYEGQNQRIEMLTEFMAYVKSASNAGISTISKATMLNMYQNTNAPFSNPALNQASTQLKNKTHPEAQFYAEDLIEELEIVSQNMNVAASVGNSGVMVDAASGGRYLLNENGVELGQVLEKLLVGATFYYQITQVYLGENKINTDNKGVIAGRGTNMEHHWDEAFGYFGVPKDFPSTTSDLLYLGNYSDKTNSIIGSNSKIMDEFLKGRAAISAKDYPTRDSARVSLKKSFEILMAATSISFLNDAKANVSRLALYYHNLSKAYGNIMGLRYGAYTTLSDAEIDLILTYIGGSPDPLDADFYNASGQNIDKAIDAIADAFSDLTAVKNSL, encoded by the coding sequence GTGTTTAGTAACCACAACTTCATTGCATTTCTTGCAGTAACATTGCTTTGTTTTTTCTCCTGTGAAAAAAAAGAAATTATTTACGATGTTCCTAGTTCTTACAACTTTGAAAACGTCAATTACGAAGGTCAAAACCAGCGCATTGAAATGCTTACTGAGTTTATGGCTTATGTCAAATCAGCGAGTAATGCGGGTATCTCAACTATCAGCAAAGCAACAATGCTGAACATGTATCAAAACACCAATGCTCCTTTTTCTAATCCAGCCCTCAATCAAGCTTCGACTCAACTAAAAAATAAGACACATCCTGAAGCACAGTTTTATGCAGAGGACTTAATTGAAGAATTAGAAATTGTTAGCCAAAACATGAATGTGGCAGCAAGTGTAGGCAACTCTGGTGTAATGGTTGATGCGGCTTCTGGTGGTCGCTATTTACTAAACGAAAATGGTGTAGAATTAGGGCAAGTTTTAGAAAAACTCTTGGTTGGTGCCACATTTTATTATCAAATCACTCAAGTTTATCTAGGTGAAAATAAAATTAACACTGACAACAAAGGTGTGATAGCAGGACGAGGTACTAATATGGAACACCACTGGGATGAAGCATTTGGCTATTTTGGAGTTCCAAAAGATTTTCCCTCTACAACAAGTGACTTGCTTTACTTAGGCAATTATTCGGACAAAACCAATAGTATTATCGGCTCTAACTCTAAAATCATGGATGAGTTTTTGAAAGGACGTGCTGCTATTTCGGCAAAAGATTATCCGACAAGAGATAGTGCTCGTGTTTCTTTGAAAAAATCTTTTGAAATCTTAATGGCTGCGACTAGTATTTCTTTCCTAAATGATGCCAAAGCCAATGTTTCTAGATTAGCACTTTATTATCATAATCTAAGCAAAGCTTATGGCAATATTATGGGGTTGAGGTATGGAGCTTATACCACCCTATCGGACGCAGAAATAGATCTAATATTAACTTATATAGGTGGCAGTCCTGATCCTTTAGATGCCGACTTTTATAATGCTTCAGGTCAAAACATAGATAAAGCTATTGATGCGATTGCCGATGCTTTCTCCGATCTAACAGCTGTAAAAAATAGCTTATAA
- a CDS encoding TonB-dependent receptor: MKAIHIVMLLLFSYNITFAWTEINGNIRGLVSNLDSGRPIRGATLKLVYFEDKKEITKTYSQDAGEFIFSNIKPGIYDVECSAFGFKTTRLIGLQVKEDQTKLAYIKLVRGPAAEINEVYSYASIQAQQKIALETSSSIKESIEDAPATVYIVTSDDIESRGYTGLNELLLDVPEFEIQERHSNQSYNAISARGIYGNEKILILINGVRYNSMTNNQYAITENYNIRYAKRVEIILGPASALYGADAYMGVINIITKEGDAAKGLSLSSSYGMYNTTNNSFQFGVGNKDVSFAMSGGAYYSDGVNLNAHYPEEFYFYNQQYLQNGTILSSPVDPTGATQTIPIKPFDLSRFSYFVEGNLKFKDFNIGIFHNQEQHSSSTGALPYYSPYWKEARYGSSLTSINAQHTYKPKKSRKWTLKSLLNATFMFTPNNSKIINTFSNYQDAYNVGTNAGVRLSETFNYKINDQHQLAFGLTGQYSAALPRTGGISQQQTTVFFPMRTVNAADLDIYYLGTNATDVDGNSLKLYQELYYIRRTILGAFGEYKLKLHKKLLLTLGARFDQVIDISEYAPTKDPNAYNSINPRLGIVYKPMSNLNIKLFYGEGFLQPSPDHKYDHFGAFYPVADESGGYTHIEGDVWRIPNEQLKPEKVRSFELSSKYAKGDFSISLNSYFNLIENSIIYETNFINQTFNGIPVKAAEKPVNSTSNTLSYGSTLRVDYRYILERKERAEFRIHGSYSYADGNIEGLEHLPFTAKHTVKAGLLFKFYNFSLNNSLIYRSSTYNEGFTDTEGEFFQVGNASFVLWNLFSKYTVVKKRKFSMDIFVKINNVLNSKYYHTTDNTPISFGASPQDPIRFSAGLSINIGK, encoded by the coding sequence ATGAAGGCGATTCATATAGTAATGCTTTTATTATTTTCCTATAATATTACATTTGCTTGGACTGAAATCAATGGCAATATACGTGGCTTAGTTAGCAATCTAGATTCTGGGAGACCTATTCGAGGGGCAACGCTTAAGCTCGTTTATTTTGAAGATAAAAAAGAGATTACTAAAACTTATTCACAAGACGCAGGAGAATTTATTTTTTCAAATATCAAGCCTGGTATCTATGATGTAGAATGCTCTGCTTTTGGTTTTAAAACAACCCGTTTGATAGGCTTACAAGTCAAGGAAGATCAAACCAAACTGGCTTACATCAAGCTAGTGAGAGGTCCTGCTGCTGAAATCAACGAAGTTTACTCCTATGCTTCAATTCAAGCACAACAAAAAATAGCTCTAGAAACTAGTTCTAGTATCAAAGAATCTATTGAGGATGCGCCAGCCACAGTATATATTGTGACTTCAGATGACATAGAAAGTCGTGGTTATACGGGGCTTAATGAGTTGCTCTTAGATGTTCCTGAATTTGAAATACAAGAACGTCATAGCAATCAATCCTATAATGCAATTTCTGCAAGGGGTATTTATGGCAATGAAAAAATATTGATCTTGATTAATGGTGTTCGATACAATAGTATGACAAACAACCAATATGCCATTACCGAAAACTATAATATTAGATATGCCAAGCGAGTTGAAATTATACTTGGTCCTGCATCTGCCTTATACGGTGCCGATGCTTATATGGGAGTGATCAATATTATTACCAAAGAAGGCGACGCTGCCAAAGGCTTGTCATTGAGTAGTAGTTATGGTATGTACAACACCACCAACAATTCCTTTCAATTTGGTGTGGGCAACAAAGATGTCTCTTTTGCTATGTCTGGAGGGGCTTATTACTCAGATGGTGTTAATTTGAATGCACACTACCCTGAGGAGTTTTATTTTTACAATCAACAGTATTTGCAAAATGGAACCATTCTTAGTAGCCCAGTAGACCCTACAGGAGCAACACAAACCATTCCTATCAAACCCTTTGATTTGAGCCGTTTTTCTTATTTTGTGGAAGGTAATTTAAAATTCAAAGACTTTAATATTGGTATCTTCCACAACCAAGAACAACACAGCAGTTCAACAGGTGCTTTGCCATACTATTCTCCTTATTGGAAAGAAGCTCGATATGGAAGTTCTTTGACGAGTATTAATGCTCAACATACTTACAAGCCTAAAAAATCTAGAAAATGGACCTTAAAATCATTGCTTAATGCAACGTTTATGTTTACTCCTAATAATAGCAAAATCATCAATACTTTTTCTAATTATCAGGATGCTTATAATGTGGGTACCAATGCAGGAGTTCGACTATCTGAAACCTTTAATTACAAAATCAACGACCAACATCAGCTTGCCTTTGGTTTAACAGGACAATATTCAGCAGCACTTCCTAGAACAGGAGGTATTTCCCAACAACAAACTACCGTTTTCTTTCCTATGCGGACAGTAAATGCAGCTGACTTAGATATTTACTACCTAGGAACTAATGCAACTGATGTTGATGGAAACAGCTTAAAACTTTATCAAGAGCTATACTATATTCGTCGGACTATTTTAGGAGCATTTGGAGAATACAAGCTCAAACTGCACAAAAAACTTTTGCTTACTTTGGGAGCTAGATTCGATCAAGTTATTGACATTAGTGAATATGCACCGACTAAAGATCCTAATGCTTATAATTCGATCAATCCTAGACTTGGCATTGTCTACAAACCAATGAGCAATCTTAATATTAAGCTGTTTTATGGAGAAGGCTTTTTACAACCCTCTCCAGATCACAAATACGATCACTTTGGTGCCTTCTACCCTGTCGCGGACGAAAGTGGAGGGTACACACACATAGAGGGAGATGTTTGGAGAATTCCAAACGAACAACTAAAACCAGAAAAAGTACGTAGTTTTGAGTTATCAAGTAAATATGCCAAAGGTGATTTCTCTATTAGTTTAAACAGTTATTTCAACCTAATAGAAAATTCGATTATTTATGAGACGAATTTTATCAATCAAACGTTTAATGGCATTCCTGTCAAAGCTGCCGAGAAACCTGTTAATTCTACTAGCAATACCTTAAGCTATGGTTCTACATTGCGGGTTGATTATAGATATATTTTAGAAAGAAAAGAACGAGCAGAATTTAGAATACATGGTAGTTATAGCTATGCTGATGGCAATATAGAAGGCTTAGAACATTTGCCTTTTACAGCAAAACATACTGTTAAGGCTGGTTTGTTGTTTAAATTTTACAACTTTAGCCTTAATAACAGTTTGATTTATCGTTCTAGTACTTATAATGAAGGTTTTACAGATACTGAGGGTGAGTTTTTCCAAGTAGGAAATGCTTCTTTTGTTCTATGGAATTTGTTTTCTAAATATACGGTAGTCAAGAAAAGAAAATTCTCAATGGATATTTTTGTTAAGATCAACAATGTATTGAATAGCAAATATTATCATACTACAGACAATACTCCTATTTCCTTTGGAGCTTCGCCACAAGATCCCATTCGTTTCTCAGCCGGTTTGAGTATAAATATAGGGAAATAA
- a CDS encoding carbon-nitrogen hydrolase family protein — protein MQDIENIELKFLSLDDYQELKEAMIAAYTSVEDNYWEKYQINALIQKFSEGQVVIKINGELAGCALSIIVNYEDCSDTHTYREITQNYSFDTHTDDGDILYGIDVFIKPQFRGLRLGRRLYDYRKELCEKLNLKGIAFGGRIPNYHKYAAHLTPKEYIDKVKRKEINDPVLNFQISNDFHPSKILRGYLEGDKASNEFAVLLEWDNIYYQQPSHKAASIKKKIVRLGLIQWQMRPYRTFDELLQQSKYFIDAVAAYHADFVLFPEFFNAPLMAGNNHLSEPVAIRELAKYTDAIVQKFSEWAISCNINIISGSMPEMKDGLLYNVGYLCRRDGTVERYEKIHVTPDEAKVWGMQGGNTIQAFDTDCGKIGVLICYDSEFPELGRILADEGMNILFVPFLTDTQNSYSRVRHCSQARAIENECYVAIAGSVGNLPNVHNMDIQFAQSMVFTPCDFAFPTNGIKAEATPNTEMILIADVDLDLLRELNRFGSVRNLKDRRKDIFELRLKEKR, from the coding sequence ATGCAAGATATAGAAAATATAGAATTGAAATTTTTGAGTCTAGATGATTATCAAGAATTGAAAGAGGCAATGATAGCCGCTTATACTTCGGTGGAGGATAATTATTGGGAAAAATATCAGATTAATGCCTTAATTCAAAAATTCTCAGAGGGGCAAGTTGTTATTAAGATCAATGGCGAATTAGCAGGGTGCGCCTTGTCTATTATTGTGAATTACGAAGACTGTTCGGATACTCATACTTACAGAGAAATTACACAAAATTATAGTTTTGATACCCACACTGATGACGGAGATATTTTGTATGGAATTGATGTTTTTATTAAGCCACAATTTCGAGGATTGCGTTTGGGGAGACGATTATACGATTATCGGAAAGAGCTTTGTGAGAAATTGAATCTAAAAGGAATTGCTTTTGGAGGTAGAATTCCTAATTATCACAAATATGCGGCTCATTTGACACCTAAGGAGTATATTGATAAAGTAAAACGAAAAGAAATTAACGATCCTGTTTTGAACTTTCAGATATCAAATGATTTTCACCCGTCCAAAATTTTGCGTGGTTATTTGGAGGGGGATAAAGCGTCGAATGAATTTGCGGTGTTGCTAGAATGGGACAATATCTATTATCAACAGCCTAGCCACAAGGCAGCCTCTATCAAAAAGAAAATCGTTCGTTTAGGATTGATACAATGGCAGATGAGACCTTATCGGACTTTCGACGAATTGTTGCAACAGTCTAAATACTTTATTGATGCTGTAGCAGCTTATCATGCTGATTTTGTACTATTTCCAGAGTTTTTTAATGCCCCATTGATGGCGGGAAACAATCATTTATCAGAACCTGTGGCCATTCGAGAGCTAGCCAAGTATACCGATGCGATTGTACAGAAGTTTTCGGAATGGGCAATTTCTTGTAATATTAACATTATCTCTGGAAGCATGCCAGAAATGAAGGACGGACTTTTGTACAATGTAGGTTATTTATGTAGAAGAGATGGAACCGTTGAGCGTTATGAAAAAATACATGTAACCCCTGATGAAGCCAAGGTTTGGGGCATGCAGGGCGGAAATACGATACAAGCTTTTGATACCGATTGTGGCAAAATTGGCGTGTTGATTTGCTACGATTCAGAATTTCCAGAATTGGGACGTATTTTGGCTGATGAAGGAATGAACATCTTGTTTGTGCCTTTTTTGACAGATACTCAAAACAGTTATTCGAGAGTTCGGCATTGTTCGCAGGCAAGAGCAATTGAGAACGAATGTTATGTCGCAATTGCTGGAAGCGTAGGAAATCTGCCTAATGTTCATAATATGGACATTCAATTTGCACAATCTATGGTCTTTACACCCTGTGATTTTGCCTTTCCGACTAATGGAATTAAAGCAGAGGCTACTCCAAATACAGAAATGATTTTAATTGCTGATGTGGACTTAGATTTGCTCAGAGAGTTGAACCGTTTTGGTAGTGTCCGAAATCTCAAGGATAGGAGAAAGGATATTTTTGAATTAAGGCTTAAAGAGAAACGCTAA
- the map gene encoding type I methionyl aminopeptidase, which yields MSITKESELVGMQEISKVVGTTLSKMMAFAKPGMSTKELDNFGGELLKKYGAQSAPYVTYGFPGWTCISVNNEIAHGIPSATKILKEGDLVNIDVSAELNGFFGDNGSSFVLGKDIHQHQPLVDASKDTLLKAIRQIRGGVKIADIGHLMETNAKKAGFKVIKNLAGHGIGRSLHEKPENILNYRDRFNRQRFKKNTVVAIETFISTRSDYALEMADGWTLVGNKGGFVTQHEHTILITDGAPIILTSSNGIL from the coding sequence ATGTCGATAACAAAAGAATCAGAATTAGTGGGAATGCAGGAAATTAGTAAAGTCGTTGGTACGACATTAAGTAAAATGATGGCTTTTGCTAAACCTGGAATGTCAACCAAAGAACTTGATAACTTTGGTGGAGAACTGCTAAAAAAATATGGTGCTCAATCCGCGCCTTATGTGACCTATGGTTTTCCTGGTTGGACATGTATTAGTGTTAACAACGAAATTGCACATGGTATCCCTTCTGCTACAAAAATACTAAAAGAAGGTGATTTGGTTAATATTGATGTTTCAGCAGAACTCAATGGCTTTTTTGGAGATAACGGGAGCTCTTTTGTTTTGGGAAAAGACATTCACCAACATCAACCTTTGGTAGATGCCTCCAAAGACACCTTACTAAAAGCAATTCGACAAATTAGAGGTGGGGTTAAAATAGCAGATATAGGGCACTTAATGGAGACCAATGCTAAAAAAGCAGGTTTTAAAGTGATTAAAAATTTAGCAGGTCATGGAATTGGTCGAAGCTTGCACGAGAAACCCGAAAACATCTTAAATTATAGAGATCGTTTTAATCGTCAACGATTTAAGAAAAATACTGTCGTTGCTATCGAAACATTTATTTCTACTCGCTCTGATTATGCTTTAGAAATGGCAGATGGCTGGACATTGGTTGGAAATAAAGGAGGTTTTGTAACGCAACATGAACACACCATTCTTATCACAGATGGAGCGCCTATTATTTTAACCTCCTCCAATGGCATACTTTAG
- a CDS encoding PepSY-associated TM helix domain-containing protein gives MTTLQRKKQAQTLRTFRKVHRLTGALLFVFFFIIAITGVFLGWKKHSAGVLLPKSYKGTSTNLKDWQPIDQLNEIATQILKDSINPKLSNKLSRIDIRQNKGMLKFVYSEHHWEIQLDGTTGTVLNIGKRHSDWIENVHDGSIVDAALGISKGWFKLFYTTIMGLALLLFTITGFWLWYGPKRMRKEQRKR, from the coding sequence ATGACCACCCTTCAACGAAAAAAACAGGCGCAAACTTTACGTACTTTTCGAAAAGTACATCGTTTAACAGGCGCTTTGTTGTTTGTCTTTTTTTTTATAATAGCAATAACAGGCGTGTTTTTGGGATGGAAAAAGCATAGCGCAGGTGTTCTTTTACCAAAAAGTTATAAAGGGACATCGACCAACTTGAAAGACTGGCAACCAATTGATCAATTGAATGAAATTGCTACTCAAATTTTAAAGGATTCTATCAATCCGAAGCTTTCAAATAAGTTGAGCAGAATTGATATTCGACAGAACAAAGGAATGTTGAAGTTTGTTTATAGTGAACATCATTGGGAAATTCAATTAGATGGCACTACAGGAACCGTATTAAATATAGGCAAGCGACATTCTGATTGGATTGAAAATGTTCACGATGGCTCTATTGTGGATGCTGCTTTAGGAATTTCTAAAGGGTGGTTCAAATTATTTTATACAACCATAATGGGATTAGCGTTACTATTGTTTACCATTACAGGCTTCTGGCTTTGGTATGGTCCTAAGAGAATGCGTAAAGAACAACGAAAACGTTAA
- a CDS encoding OsmC family protein produces MTSKAIYLGELRVEATHLKSGEIMITDAPTDNNGKGQAFSPTDTVATALATCMLTIMGIRASKKNINIQGATAEITKTMASNPRRISKIEVTVTMPKVGIEENFQEVLEAAAKSCPVAQSLHPDIEQVVRFVW; encoded by the coding sequence ATGACATCAAAAGCAATTTATTTAGGAGAATTGAGAGTAGAAGCAACCCATCTGAAATCAGGCGAAATTATGATTACAGATGCTCCTACGGATAATAATGGAAAAGGGCAAGCATTTTCTCCAACAGATACTGTAGCAACAGCATTAGCTACCTGTATGCTAACCATTATGGGGATTCGTGCCAGTAAAAAAAATATTAATATACAAGGTGCAACAGCCGAAATAACCAAAACAATGGCTTCTAACCCAAGAAGAATTTCGAAAATAGAAGTTACTGTAACAATGCCTAAAGTGGGGATAGAAGAAAATTTTCAAGAAGTACTAGAGGCAGCAGCTAAAAGTTGTCCAGTAGCGCAAAGTTTGCACCCAGACATAGAACAAGTTGTTCGCTTTGTTTGGTAA
- the bshB1 gene encoding bacillithiol biosynthesis deacetylase BshB1: MKIDILAIGVHPDDIELSCCGTLLHHIAMGKTVGLLDLTCGELGTRGSAEIRLKEAAIASKLIGAAVRGNLEMADGFFQYTKENMLKIVEIIRLMRPEIVLANAVSDRHPDHGRAAKLTADACFYAGLRRIETEWEDKPQEAWRPKAVYHYIQDHNLTPDFVVDISPYIDQKMEVIQAYKSQFYDPESKEPDTPISGKSFLEFIKGKNAMYGRPAGFLYGEGFTVARTIGVNNLFDLK; the protein is encoded by the coding sequence ATGAAAATAGATATCTTGGCAATTGGAGTGCATCCTGATGATATTGAACTCTCTTGTTGCGGAACTTTACTGCATCATATTGCAATGGGAAAAACTGTCGGATTATTGGATCTTACGTGTGGAGAGTTAGGGACAAGAGGAAGTGCTGAAATTCGTTTGAAAGAGGCCGCAATAGCGTCTAAATTAATAGGAGCAGCCGTGCGAGGAAATTTAGAAATGGCAGATGGCTTTTTTCAATACACGAAAGAAAACATGCTCAAAATTGTTGAAATTATTCGTTTGATGCGCCCTGAAATTGTCTTGGCTAATGCGGTCTCTGATCGCCATCCAGACCATGGTCGTGCCGCTAAATTAACAGCGGATGCCTGTTTTTATGCAGGTTTGCGCCGAATTGAAACAGAATGGGAAGATAAACCACAAGAGGCTTGGAGACCCAAAGCAGTTTATCACTACATCCAAGATCATAATTTAACGCCTGATTTTGTTGTGGATATAAGCCCTTACATAGATCAAAAAATGGAAGTGATTCAAGCATATAAATCACAGTTTTACGATCCAGAATCTAAGGAGCCTGATACACCTATTTCAGGAAAGAGTTTCTTAGAGTTTATCAAAGGTAAAAATGCTATGTATGGTCGTCCTGCTGGTTTCTTGTACGGAGAGGGATTCACTGTTGCTCGAACGATTGGCGTCAATAACCTTTTCGATTTAAAATAG